A single genomic interval of Euwallacea similis isolate ESF13 chromosome 2, ESF131.1, whole genome shotgun sequence harbors:
- the LOC136419149 gene encoding uncharacterized protein, whose product MTGTSFIALFSCRPDIAETLARFKETHSWNSYSMGRKIHQKIKRDAAGKIALFTLFCLLALALNIMADTFYSDIMQREFLIRRAVPESFCQTKFAYLLIFGLTLFNTVGIFAGFRYFYYLVHLQYQFVLLKEYVRKTARKSSGDEQKEVAMMVLRRHQILKKWSLVVMEIGKTVLLIHITFGGFFVMCTSLRAIFIPEMRVLFGSMLLLQLAYVHCLICFGQNFENMFEELYEATVQSFDWFEWDIKSINNYMLLIQNMQKIIKIEIPMFISLNYRTEVQILKGFYALGSMIASIAARNSY is encoded by the exons ATGACG ggAACCTCTTTCATAGCTCTTTTCTCTTGCAGACCAGACATTGCCGAGACGTTGGCACGCTTTAAAGAAACGCATAGCTGGAATTCATACTCTATGGGAAGGAAAATTCACCAGAAAATTAAACGCGACGCCGCAGGCAAAATTGCACTTTTTACTTTGTTTTGCTTGCTGGCATTGGCTCTGAACATAATGGCAGACACTTTCTATTCCGACATCATGCAACGCGAATTTTTGATCCGAAGAGCGGTCCCTGAGTCATTTTGTCAGACGAAATTTGCCTACTTGTTGATATTCGGCTTAACTCTGTTCAACACTGTGGGTATCTTCGCTGGCtttcgttatttttattatttagtgcATTTGCAATACCAATTCGTGCTCCTCAAGGAGTATGTGAGAAAAACTGCAAGGAAGAGTAGCGGTGATGAGCAAAAGGAGGTTGCGATGATGGTTTTGAGACGACATCAGATTCTTAAAAA aTGGAGTTTAGTCGTAATGGAGATAGGAAAAACCGTTTTGCTGATCCACATCACGTTTGGAGGCTTTTTCGTGATGTGCACAAGCTTGAGAGCCATATTTATA CCAGAAATGCGGGTTTTATTTGGTTCAATGCTGTTGCTTCAACTGGCGTACGTGCATTGCCTGATTTGTTTTGGgcaaaactttgaaaatatg TTCGAAGAATTGTATGAGGCAACCGTTCAGTCCTTCGACTGGTTCGAGTGGGACATAAAAAGTATCAACAACTACATGCTTCTCATtcaaaacatgcaaaaaattataaaaatcgaGATTCCAATGTTTATTTCGTTGAATTACCGCACCGAAGTTCAG attttaaaaggtttttacGCTCTCGGAAGCATGATCGCTTCAATAGCAGCTAGAAACTCCTATTAA